The nucleotide sequence TGTTTGACGCGGATACCAGCATCTCGAGCAAGATCATGATGAATACCATGTAATTCCACCAATGCTTCCGCCCATGTTTGGATGCACAATTCAGGTAGAGATTCAGGATTCAAATACCACTCATAATTTTTTGTTTCCATATTGATCGTCGCCATCGGTGTGCCACCCAGGATCGGATAAGCGATGAATTCAGAGGTGTGAACCTGCCAATCCGGTACTTCGACACGTAGATGTTTGGCAACGAGGTCTAACACCTTTTTCTCATAACGAGCTGTCTCCACGACATCGGTCCGTCGCGGTTGGCGTAATACCCATGGAACACCGTCTATCGTACTTGCAAAAATCGCAAGGAAGTCTAAGCCGGATTCATTCACCTTCACGGTAGTTGGGTCTACAAGGATTCCGTTGTTTTTCGCGAGTGCAAGCATGTGCTCTACATTGGTTTTTGACATAACAAAAACACCTCATTTATGAATAGTTAAAATCAATCAAACACAAATAAACTCATCCCATTCCTTTTTTGAAAATGGTTGAGCCTACATGGGAACTTGTCGATTTTAACGAAGTCTCATGAATGCGATGCCCATTGCGATGTCCATCATCGTAACCTCCTATAATTGAAAACAAAGATAGTGTACCATGGAATCTAACGAATAGCGACGAGGAGATTAGCGATGATGAAATTGATTTCTTGGAATGTAAATGGACTTCGCGCATGCGTGAACAAAGGGTTTTATGAGTACTTCAAAGAAGTGAATGCCGATATTTTTTGCTTGCAGGAAACGAAGCTGCAAGAAGGTCAAATCGAGATGGAGATCGGCGAGGAGTACCATCAATATTGGAACTACGCAGAGAAAAAAGGCTATTCCGGGACGGCTGTTTTTACAAAAATGGAACCACTATCTGTGCGTTACGGCTTGGAAGAAGACCATGAGCCTGAGGGACGAATCATTACGCTGGAGTTTCAGGATTTCTACCTGGTCACCGTATACACCCCGAATGCGAAGCGTGATCTGTCGAGATTGGATTATCGGCTGGAATGGGAGGAGCGGTTTCGGAGCTACTTGTTGCAGCTAGATGCGAAGAAGCCCGTGGTGGTTTGTGGGGATCTGAATGTCGCCCATCAAGAGATAGATTTGAAAAATGCGAAGTCGAATCGCAATAATTCCGGCTTTACTCCTGAAGAGCGTGAGAAGATGACGAGATTGCTGGCAGCCGGGTTTGTGGATACCTATCGATATTTTTATCCGGATCAGACAGATGCTTATACATGGTGGTCTTTTATGCCGAAAGTAAGAGAACGAAATATCGGATGGCGTATTGATTATTTTCTCGCGTCTGAGAGACTGGCTCCATCGTTGGTCGGGGCGGGAATTGACTCACAGGTGATGGGAAGCGATCATTGTCCGGTCGTGTTGGAGCTGGGGACCATCGAATAAACAGTGGGAGCCAGGGAAGGATATGAGTGAGTATGCTATGCCTGTAGTCAGCAATTGTGAGGGTGAGAGACCTGAAATAGCAAAACTGCCTATAATCAAACAATTAAGACGAAATTGGATATAAGCGAACGTTGATGTGGAGGAGCGGAGTTTCGTACAATGAAAACGTATGACTTCTAATGAAGAGGGGATAGGATATTGCTAACCATGAATTTGTTACTAATTGCTTTTCTGATTGTTGCTACTGCTTTTTTTGTGGCAACGGAATTCGCAATTGTAAAGCTTCGCCCAAGCCGTGTAGACCAACTGGTCATGGAAGGGAGAAAGAATGCTCTTGCTGTTCAGAAAGTAGTTAGTAACCTGGATGGATATTTGTCAGCGTGTCAGTTGGGGATTACG is from Brevibacillus brevis and encodes:
- a CDS encoding exodeoxyribonuclease III, encoding MKLISWNVNGLRACVNKGFYEYFKEVNADIFCLQETKLQEGQIEMEIGEEYHQYWNYAEKKGYSGTAVFTKMEPLSVRYGLEEDHEPEGRIITLEFQDFYLVTVYTPNAKRDLSRLDYRLEWEERFRSYLLQLDAKKPVVVCGDLNVAHQEIDLKNAKSNRNNSGFTPEEREKMTRLLAAGFVDTYRYFYPDQTDAYTWWSFMPKVRERNIGWRIDYFLASERLAPSLVGAGIDSQVMGSDHCPVVLELGTIE